Genomic window (Maniola jurtina chromosome 8, ilManJurt1.1, whole genome shotgun sequence):
AGAAAGTGGATCGGGAAAATATGGATATTGCATTCAATGTGCCATGAAATGACAACATCAGTGGGCATAATTGTGATTGAAATTGTTTCAATGGTATGACACGATCATGAATTTAAACAATGGCCTTTACAGGGAGCTAATTTGGCAGTACGTGTAGTCTTTTAGATAAGCTCTCAATTACGTTAGCgttaaaaataaactgatgTTAGTAGTTATCCTGCATAAACTCTTAATCATCATTATAATTATCATTTCCGCTTTTGTTAAACGAGTATTTCCAAATGTTTTGAAGTATTACTAgttacattaacagggctctctccgccacttatttcatacaatcgtagccccaatttcatttgaatattaagcaaacaaaatccatgaaattttgcagacatattcttgaaactaatatctgtgcctgtggtgttttagattcttctaaaaatatgtagttttaaaattacagggactcaaaactttgtatgtgaatttttaagaccgcgtaactttgaaaccgaatatctggaaaaccacaggcatagatattagttcccggaacgtttctacaaaattccattgagtatgattggttagtattccaatgagagacgaactacgtttgtatggagcgagtgacggagggacccCTCTTAAAGAATTTACTAGTTaggtacaataaagaataacaTGACAGAAAGactaaacacactttcgcattaatacgGTAAGTACATGTATGGATTTTCTTAAAATTGCCTACGGACTCGCGCGTGCTCGCGGGTTCTAAGTGTACCTAACTCCACCTAACTTaaattacctaggtacataattaacCAGTTTATATATACACAGTTATTTCAATAGAGAACAGTGCCCTTAATAATTACAGTCCtaattaattgtaatttataaaCGCCGGGGTCAACGCGCAATTATTTGGGTCTTGACCACACGGGATATAAAAGACGACGACTTTATAGATCCACTAGAACAGACATCGGCGAGGATGCATTTTGAGTTTCGAGTTTTGACTAAAGACTACGGTATAAATCGCAGAGGTATGTAATTCGACCAGTCAGACCGTAGAACACGTCCATTCCATTTAACTAGAGCACACTCCAAAAGCCTTTAAATAAACTAGCTTTGATTATTTTTTGACAGCCTAATAATAAAACGTATCGTATTAGTGAGTAATAAATACCATGTAGGGACAAACACTAATTAAATGTGAGAATTTGTTaaccccgatccaaaaagaggagtgttataagtttgacgtgtgtatctgtgtatctgtctgtagcatcgtagcttcttaaactaatgaaccgatttaaatttagttttttttttgtttgaaaggtggcttgatcgagagtgtttttagctataatctaagaaaatcgaatcagccgtctaaaagttatcaactcttatctagttactgtaaacttcacttgtcgggggtgttataaactgtAATTCCCAAATCACTCCGCatgcataataatatttcatttcaatgttactgaaaaaaatattggtatGACGATAAACAAGGGGCAgatgtcattaaaaaaaagaaaaacgcaaaaaaataattacaaagacATAAACACCTAACTGAGCCTTCCAGAAAATTGAGCTCCTATATATCTGTATAAGAATTCGTGGTTAACTATTCTTGTTCAAATGAACAGGGCATTTGAAGGGGTTCAATTGTACGAATTAAATAGGTTTTAGGGAGTAGTCTAGCGTAAATTGGACGTAACTTCTCCGTCCCATGGGTTCAAACTTGTTGCAGTTCtaccattaacagggctctctccgtcactcgtttcatacaatcgtagttccaatttcatttgaatattaagcaaccaaagtccatgacattttgcagacatattgtagaaactaatatctgtgtctgtggtgttttagatttttctaaaaattatgtagttttaaaattacaggggctcaaagatttgtatgaaaatttttaagaccgcgtaactttgaaaccgaatattttaacagaaatctggaaaaccacagacatagatattagtttctagaatatgtctgcaaaatttcatggactttggttgcctagtattcaaatgaaattggaactacgattgtatgaaatggtatgaaacgagtgacggagagagctctcttaAGTACGATTCAGACTAAGTGCAGCGTGTCGGAACGTAGCGGTGCGGATCAACTATGTAAAGAAACGTTAATTTGAGttgatgtcaaataaaaatcggtcaagtgcgagttggactcgtacaTGAGGATTCCgtgccatcatacaagaaataacactttttaatttcttaaaatcgtAATGGCAGCCATCAtgatatttttagtatttgatGTTATAGCCAcagtagaaatacacattctgtaaataTTTCAACTCTATACTTGTTAGGTTTGGTTCACGAGATTACAGCCTACTGAACTgacagatagatggacggacggacggacagcggatgcTTAGTAATTGGAtgccgttggcacctttcgggtacgaaaccctaaaaaggcacTGCGCCTCGGCTCCATGCCATTATGCAGGTGTGTGTTGCGCttcagaaaggatttttggattGGACACGCAAAAATTGTCGTGTAAGTAAATCTCCCGCATAGGCACATACTTACctctataaatataaatatagattatatctatacatataaatatagatttttaacgCGAGGTGTACCTAATTAAAGCGAGATTTAACTAGTAATACCCACCTACTGTCAATAATTATCCACAGAAAAGCTTCTTCTAATGCTTAAAGccatttttttcctttaatgCGCTCAGAGTAGCTTATCTAGATATTTGTTATTATACTAGAACATTGCCCGCGCTTAATTGTAACTATAAACGTATCTTTTTACGACACAAACAACTTTATTagaaaacgaaacccttatctTGGCTGCGGTGGATTAGTACAACGTAGTACaaggtatacctatttaatacaAGAATCCTAAACATTGCCGCTAAGTAAACATGATACTTGcctaaagttcaaaactaaaactcAACTAGGTTACTACTCGTAATAAACGCTGAGGatagtgaaattgttttttgtcgcttggtatataattgtataatatttttacactatattcatatttatgaactcagcattttctcttctttcatttgacatccggCTTGATACGATAGCAAAAAAGAAACCTTTTTTAAATGGATGCGACATGGATTTGTTCGTATGAAATGTATGCCTATGTCAGCCATAATAACACATGATTCATCAAATTAAGGTTCTACAAAGGTAAACATTCGTAAATacaaacataagtaggtacatacatacatagactgctaaaatcataacccttccttttgtctGCCGTAGTCGAGTAATAAGTATCATGTACTTAAAACAAAAGTATCACTGaggatataatattaaatatgccATAGGggcttatatattatttttaaagtctCCGATTCCAATTCTACGTTCTTTTCTATTTTCTGGACGTTTCCCTAAGGGCTGAGACAGCAACATGGTACAATAAAATTTTCTCTTATGTACCTTACTATGTGACAATTGTTTTAGTAAGCTACCTCCATTTTATTCTTTGTAGTTTGTACCcaggcaaataaaaaaaaggaaaaagaaaatataatttatatatgtaattacatttctaaaaaattgcattataagcaattaagtatcacttgctttaactgtcaTGAAAAATATTCTGAGGAAACCTGCGAGCCTCAGAGTTCTCTaatgtaggtaatgttttcaaaggtgtgtgaagtttatcaaaacacacttggccagcgtggtagactaccaATAATGAACCGGTTATAGTTTAATAATGAtgcctattttatttatcaacctacattttattcttcGTATCGTGGTAAATAGAAAAAAGGAAGAAGAAATAAGTATGTTACATTCCTAATAAATTCCATAAAAAACGCATGAAAACTTTTAGATCTTGATTACTTCGGAAACTCGCGTTATCAATGAGATTATAGAGGCTTTATCGAGGTTCTCACAGTTTTCCAAGTTATAAAAAAGTTCGCAAATATAGCATGTGAGTCGCGCCACTGTGATAAATATTGTTCGGATGATGAAAATTTTCCGGGCAAAATCTTTATTGTGTTATGCTTAGGGTTCATTTTCTTTGTTTGATTAGGTATGGTTTGGACAAAGTTGCTACAGATTCTTGAGAGAGTTTTCCTTTTATGTTAGTAgctttataggtaggtatctaactaCCTACGCAAGGAGCTTTCAGATAAATATAATTCTTAGGATATTGGTTTTACGGTATACTGAACCTCAATTCttaaagcataatattatgaattataaGTACGGAAAATAATCAGTATTTTATATAAAGTActcaaaagatttatttatttggctCATGTAAACGGTAAATTactaaatcaaaataatataagtaatctAGGCCGTCatctgaaaacaaaaaaactctATCACAAAAATCGAGAATTACCTACaaggtatattattttgaattttacttacttttaactCAAAcatcaagaaataaataatatttttatccagTTTTATTTAGCATCACTTacgtagattattattttcaaaaatataatatattaaaataataatctactctagcctttataatattagtgtaatgtgatgtgatagtgtaaTTTCAAATAACAATCAaccaaaaaaacctaaaatgcGATTTCAAAGACAGAAGCCCCACCAATTTTCTTAGCAAGTGGAGCGCAAAAGTAATATTCTTATCTCGATGTTAACAAAAGATATTATTCCAACTGACTTGCCAATAATCAACCCCGCCTGGGGCGTTAACAAAATGCCCTTTGTTGTTGTTAATCTCGGATGCAAAGATTTGAACTGCAGTAAAGGCTAGCAAGATTGATTTTATCTCAACGTGGTTAgtgaaatctaaataaaaataaggaaGGAGTAGATCCGTTGACTCCGTAGAAGAATTAAAGTAACCAGCATAGCTTAAAGGCATTGGGCAGAACTGATAACCGTGTGGGATAGACGAGTCTGGACTGGAAACCTCTTATTGGTAAGTGCAGTGTAGGATGATTCTATGATGATGTATCCTAATGAACCAACGACCTTCCAACGACATCAAGAAAACAAACGAGAAAGGCAAAAGGTTGTGTGGTGACGTATTTTCAAAAAGAGTATTTCGTGTAGTGGATGTAGGTATTTGGGGTGAAAAAGTAGGAAAGTAAGGAACACTTTGGCTCTTGCATTTAGGCATTGCAGCGCATACCGGACTtcagctagtaattattataattatagacATGGTGTATCTACAATGACTATATATATTCCAGTTTCAGTTTGATCGAACCAACGAACGAGACGCGATGGAGGATAAATGACATATTCTGATTATATCGATGCGCATCACACATCTTTTAAAAACAAAGCagttattacaaaaatataccaATAACCTTTAATTTGTAATCTTTTCCATTGACTGGAGCAGTTCAAAGGACGGGGGACAGTGTGCAATGAAGGAGAATGATTTCAAAGGGAAAGCTATATTCCTATTTTCTAACACAAATCGTATTAGCCACTTGAAATGACAGTTATAATAATTTTGGGGAGTGTTTTATACACTCACTAGCTACACAGCTACACAGCTTCTACGTCACAAACAGATTCGTGTTAGTCATATTAGTAGTAAGCAAACAAGGAACTACAAGCTAGGCTACACCACCTATAAAGgaaggtacctataggtaattcCGGGGGAGATGGCCGTACGGGAGAGATggccaataaataaaaatacgtcTATTGGGCAATAGATGGcactaatatttatttagtacgCTTCGTTTCGCGACCGGCGACAAATGTCCGTGAGtttttgtcaaaaaaataaatgaaaaggtaagtaaattccacttttttgtttgattgaATGCTCAATATAAGGCAAGGGGTTATCATATTACGTGGTCGCAAAAAGATTTTACAATATTTGCATGTTTTAGCACAGTTATTGTAAAGTAATTAAGTTTACACGCATTCTAACCTATAAATTATGAATCATAGTGGTATGTTTCTTCTTTTAATTCATATGGCCATCTCTCCCGAACAATCGGGATAGATGGCCTATTATTTTCAGGGTGAGTTAGCCATATAATGTTTTTATGTCGTTGCGGTATTTTagtttaggtataggtatatatattaaTCAAAACATTCTTTTACAGATGCCCAATACCTACGTGCGTAAAGCAACAGCTGCTCGGGGGGTTTGGGAAGaagaagatttaaaaaaagccATGGCTGAAGTGCGAAATGGAAATATGTCGGTGTACAGGGCTTccattatttataatttacctaGAAAAACGTTAGAACGAAGACTTAAACTTAATAACGACCAAAAAGGGCCTATGGGTCCATCTTCTACGTTTGGCATTGCTAATGAAAAGAGATTATGTAAACACATAAAAGAAATGCAGGCTAAAGGATTTCCGTTGACGATGGACGACCTAAGAAAAATTGCATTCCAGTTCGCTGAGCAATTGGAAATTAAACACCGATTCAATGAATCAAATGAGAAGGCGGGCTATGATTGGCTACAactctttttaaaaagaaatcctGATATTTCTTTAAGAAAATCAGAAGGAGTATCTTACGCAAGAGGTAGAGGAATGAATAAAGACGAAGTAAGTGCTTATTTCGAGATGATTGAGAAGACACTGACTGAAAATGATTTGCTTGAAAAACCTGGCAATATATTTAATATGGACGAGACAGGGTTACAACTAAACAATAAACCGGGATATGTTTTGGCTGAAAGGGGCTCGAAAGCTGTAGCTATGTCGACGTCCACTGAAAAAGGCGAAACGATTACCGTCATAGCCTGTTGTAATGCGGAAGGTAACTTTTTGCCCCCCACATGCATAATGAAAgggaaaagaaaaaaaccagAATTTGAAGATGGTTTGCCGCCAGGATCACTGGTTTTTATGTCCCCAAAATCGTCCTACATAACCTCAGATTTATTTCTAGAATGGATGAAATCTCATTTCCTGCCTAGGAAACCAGCCGGAAAAGTGCTGCTTTTGCTCGATGGTCACTCTACCCATTGCAATTCTGTCAAAATGCTGCAATTTGCCAACGATAATGACATTATCATGCTATCGATGCCAAGTCATACCTCACACTATCTACAGCCACTAGACGTTGCCGTTTTTAAGTctcttaaaatttatttttatgaatcgtGCAGATTGTGGATGAAACAGCACCCTGGACGGCGACTCACGAGACATCAGTTTGGATCCCTACTTAATCAAGCTTGGGGAAAATCAGCCACCAGTGATAATGCAACATCCGGATTTAGAGCCACTGGAGTTTTTCCATTAAATCCAGGAGCTATACCCGATTACGCTTTTGGTAGCAACCTGGAAGCACTTGGAGTAAGTCAGCGTGAGAACCTTGAAAGGACTCAATCAGCGCAGCTAGAACTTGGCCCGAGTACTTCCAAAACTCCGATATCTTATTATGACAAACCTACACCAACAAAAGTACTGAATGAAATATCGCCGTTGCCTAACAAAATTAAAGAAGCCTGTAAACGCGCCAAGCAGGTTAGTATGCTTTTGACGTCTGAAGATTACATCGCCaagcaaaaaataaaagaaaaagaaaaggaagAGAAGCTCAAGAGACCAAAGAAGATTAAACAAGAAATAGAGACTGATAGAAATAAGGAAAACAAGACTGTTAGAAAACGGAAAGCCATTCGAAGGATCTCAGACAGTAGCTGTGAAGAAGTCCCCATGTCCCTTTGTGATACTTCTGAAAGTGAGAAcgacgacaaagaagaagataaCTGTAGAGGCTGTGgagaaaattattataagacCCAACTCGTCGAAGACTGGCTGCAATGTAATATTTGTATGCTCTGGACGCATGAAAATTGTACGGAGTTTGAGGATATGTGCTCCGTCTGCGGCAATAAGAAAAAGAAGGAGTTGAAAGGACGTAAGGGCAAAGGGAAAGGGAAAAAGAGTACTGGCTATCACTCCCCCACTCCTATGGCCATCATACCCGGACAAACGGGGAGAGATGGCCAATcgtaagatttttatttcatgcctgaatgattatttttgtttattttaagactGATTATTGTTAACATTTAATaagaaatataattaaagtttcgtttgtgattaaAGTAATCGTTTGATTTATTATGATTCTTTGACAATCAGACTTCAAAGTTAATAGGGCCATCTCCCCCGGAATTACCCTATTTAAATTTGTCCTACTTTTGTGGCCAGTACAAGCTCGTACGACGGTATTCTCTACTATATATAAAGTATATTCCTTTACGTTGTCCAAACATAGCTTGTTGGGACATTCATTAAGAAAAGTGTTAATTGGAAAACAATTGAGTTTGCACAAAAACGCCCGGGAAACGCCAATTACTCAGCTCTTAACATTTGCTAATTGAACGCATCACAATGCAGACGCCAATGTTTCCACTCCGACGGCATTCACGATtcactgaataaataaatagctcCAGCACCTCCCGACTGAGAGGTGAATTATTTGTGGTGAAATTTCAACCGTCGGATTGTGAATAAGTAGCCAGTAATTGGCCAACGTTTAGTTGCTCGACAGTCTCGAAATTAGATCATTAACGTATAAAATACTCACATTGAACATCAGCTCACACATGTATGAACATACGAGTACTTAGATATATTACCTGACCCTAAAACTTTTTACTTTTGATGTAGAACAGAACAGGCTACTGAAGCCCGTGCTGTTCACACAAAAAGGAAAATAACCACTTTTACATTACCACTTCACGACCATTAATTTGGACCTATTCTGAGCATAACTCGCAATTGCATAgataaccctaaaaataacaagtccatcttcaagtgtaaattaaaaatttgtaacacccccgacaactgaaggttacagtaactagaatagagctgataactttcaaacggctaaaccgattttcttggattatagctaggaacactctcgatcaagccacctttcaaacaaaaaaaaaactaaattaaaatcggttcattagtttaggagctacgatgccacagacagattcacacacacacacagatacacagtcaaacttataacaccccctctttttgggtcggggg
Coding sequences:
- the LOC123867709 gene encoding MFS-type transporter clz9-like: MSVYRASIIYNLPRKTLERRLKLNNDQKGPMGPSSTFGIANEKRLCKHIKEMQAKGFPLTMDDLRKIAFQFAEQLEIKHRFNESNEKAGYDWLQLFLKRNPDISLRKSEGVSYARGRGMNKDEVSAYFEMIEKTLTENDLLEKPGNIFNMDETGLQLNNKPGYVLAERGSKAVAMSTSTEKGETITVIACCNAEGNFLPPTCIMKGKRKKPEFEDGLPPGSLVFMSPKSSYITSDLFLEWMKSHFLPRKPAGKVLLLLDGHSTHCNSVKMLQFANDNDIIMLSMPSHTSHYLQPLDVAVFKSLKIYFYESCRLWMKQHPGRRLTRHQFGSLLNQAWGKSATSDNATSGFRATGVFPLNPGAIPDYAFGSNLEALGVSQRENLERTQSAQLELGPSTSKTPISYYDKPTPTKVLNEISPLPNKIKEACKRAKQVSMLLTSEDYIAKQKIKEKEKEEKLKRPKKIKQEIETDRNKENKTVRKRKAIRRISDSSCEEVPMSLCDTSESENDDKEEDNCRGCGENYYKTQLVEDWLQCNICMLWTHENCTEFEDMCSVCGNKKKKELKGRKGKGKGKKSTGYHSPTPMAIIPGQTGRDGQS